The following are encoded together in the Neomonachus schauinslandi unplaced genomic scaffold, ASM220157v2 HiC_scaffold_297, whole genome shotgun sequence genome:
- the LOC110571945 gene encoding sorting nexin-8: MNERGLTWPQSDLPTPQVSERRDPHPSRMQMPQGNPLLLSYTLQELLARDTVQVELIPEKKGLFLKHVEYEVSSQRFKSSVYRRYNDFVVLHDMLLQKFPYRMVPALPPKRVLGADREFIEARRRALRRFINLVARHPPFSEDVALRLFLSFSGPDVQNKLKESAQCVGDEFMNCKLAPRAKDFLPADIQTQLAVSRELIRNICNSFHRLRDRAERIASRAVDNAADLLVFGKELSALGSDTTPLPSWASLNSSTWGSLKQALRGLSVEFALLADKAAQQGKQEENDVVEKLNLFLDLLQSYK; this comes from the exons ATGAATGAACGGGGGTTGACGTGGCCACAGTCCG ACTTGCCCACGCCCCAGGTCAGCGAGCGGAGGGACCCACACCCCAGTCGAATGCAGATGCCGCAGGGGAACCCGCTGCTGCTGTCATACACCCTGCAGGAGCTGCTGGCCAGGGACACCGTGCAGGTGGAGCTCATTCCCGAGAAGAAGGGCCTCTTCCTGAAGCATGTGGAATACGAGGTTTCCAGCCAG CGCTTCAAGTCCTCTGTGTACAGACGGTACAATGACTTCGTGGTTCTCCACGACATGCTGCTGCAGAAGTTCCCCTACCGCATGGTGCCGGCCCTGCCGCCCAAGAGAGTGCTGGGAG CTGACCGGGAGTTCATCGAGGCCCGGCGGAGGGCGCTGAGGCGCTTCATTAACCTGGTGGCCCGGCACCCCCCGTTCTCCGAGGACGTGGCCCTCCGGCTGTTCCTGTCCTTCAGTGGCCCT GACGTGCAGAACAAGTTAAAGGAATCAGCTCAGTGTGTTGGAGATGAATTCATGAACTGTAAGCTGGCTCCTCGGGCCAAG GACTTCCTCCCGGCCGACATCCAGACTCAGTTAGCCGTCAGCCGGGAGCTCATTCGGAACATCTGCAACAGCTTCCACAGGCTTCGCGACCGGGCTGAGCGGATTGCATCGAGGGCCGTCGACAATGCTGCTGACCTTCTCGTATTTGGGAAGGAGCTGAG tGCTTTGGGGTCTGACACGACCCCGCTCCCTTCCTGGGCCTCTCTGAACAGCAGCACGTGGGGGTCCCTTAAACAGGCGCTGAGAGGCCTGTCCGTTGAATTTGCACTGCTTGCTGACAAAGCTGCCCAGCAG